One stretch of Chryseobacterium sp. LJ668 DNA includes these proteins:
- a CDS encoding response regulator gives MSKKKILIFDDDKVILEVISIIFEEGGYEVEISETSHDIIQKVSQFKPDVILMDNWIPNIGGVEATKLLKSHDDYKHIPVIYVTANNDIVTLAASAQADDYVAKPFNLDDLEDKVAKYIKS, from the coding sequence ATGAGCAAGAAGAAAATTTTGATTTTTGATGATGATAAAGTTATTCTTGAAGTCATCAGTATCATTTTTGAAGAAGGAGGATATGAAGTCGAGATTTCAGAGACATCACATGACATTATACAAAAAGTTTCGCAGTTTAAGCCGGATGTTATCTTGATGGATAACTGGATTCCCAATATTGGCGGTGTAGAAGCTACAAAACTTCTGAAAAGCCATGATGATTACAAGCATATTCCGGTAATTTACGTAACCGCAAATAATGATATTGTTACATTGGCCGCAAGTGCACAGGCAGATGATTATGTGGCAAAACCTTTTAATCTTGATGATTTGGAAGATAAGGTAGCGAAATATATTAAAAGCTAG
- a CDS encoding chemotaxis protein CheB — protein sequence MEVQNNNFEILVIGGSAGSLQVIIDMIKNLEADFSFSILLVVHRKAHSSSILPTLLQQFTSMQVVEIEDKTDIQKSTIYIVPADYHLLFENKMTVSLDSSEKMNYSRPSIDVTFKSAAETFGENMVGVLLSGASVDGVEGLKYIKKNKGKVWIQNPETAEVDYMPRQAADQVDYDLLIGPKELAEYINQLNKQ from the coding sequence ATGGAAGTGCAAAACAACAATTTCGAAATACTCGTCATCGGAGGATCTGCCGGAAGTCTGCAGGTAATTATTGACATGATAAAAAATCTTGAAGCAGATTTTAGTTTTTCGATTCTTTTGGTTGTTCACAGAAAAGCTCATTCATCAAGTATTCTGCCAACATTACTGCAACAGTTTACTTCCATGCAGGTCGTTGAAATTGAAGATAAAACCGATATTCAGAAGAGCACGATATATATAGTTCCCGCAGATTATCATCTGTTGTTTGAAAATAAGATGACGGTTTCTCTTGACAGTTCAGAAAAGATGAATTATTCTCGACCGTCAATTGATGTAACGTTCAAATCTGCCGCAGAAACTTTTGGAGAAAACATGGTGGGAGTTCTGCTTTCAGGAGCCAGTGTTGATGGAGTAGAAGGTTTAAAATACATTAAAAAAAATAAAGGAAAAGTCTGGATTCAAAACCCGGAAACCGCCGAAGTTGATTATATGCCGAGACAGGCAGCCGATCAGGTAGATTATGATTTGTTGATAGGGCCAAAAGAATTGGCAGAGTATATCAATCAGTTAAATAAACAGTAA
- a CDS encoding CheR family methyltransferase produces the protein MLEPSIVKDEEIEYLIKDVYDLYGYDFSLYSRASFKRRVNRICLIDRFTSFAELRYTVLNDPNYLKHFIQEITVNVTEMFRDPHFFKKLREEILPQLGTYPLIRIWVAGCATGEEAYSMAILLKEANLYHKCLIYGTDINPSVLETARSGVFPMHQMKIYSENYMLSGGKEDFSDYYTANYDSVRFDKSLQEKLILSTHNLVSDSSFNSFQLIICRNVLIYFEKALQERVFNLFNASLENLGYLALGSKETLRFSNLDKFYHQIDDQKIWKKVDHN, from the coding sequence ATGCTGGAACCAAGTATCGTAAAAGATGAAGAAATAGAATATCTTATCAAAGATGTGTACGATTTGTACGGATACGATTTTTCTTTATACAGCAGAGCATCCTTCAAACGCAGGGTCAATCGTATCTGTCTCATTGACCGTTTTACTAGCTTTGCAGAACTCCGATATACGGTTCTTAACGATCCTAATTATCTCAAACATTTCATACAGGAAATTACGGTTAATGTAACAGAAATGTTCCGGGACCCACATTTTTTTAAAAAGCTGAGAGAAGAAATTTTGCCCCAGCTGGGAACATATCCGTTGATAAGAATATGGGTTGCAGGATGTGCGACTGGTGAAGAAGCCTATTCTATGGCTATTTTGCTGAAAGAGGCCAATCTGTATCATAAGTGTCTTATTTACGGTACAGATATTAATCCTTCAGTTTTAGAAACAGCAAGATCAGGGGTTTTCCCGATGCATCAGATGAAAATATATTCTGAAAATTATATGCTTTCCGGCGGGAAAGAAGATTTTTCTGATTATTATACTGCAAATTATGACAGCGTACGTTTTGATAAAAGCCTGCAAGAAAAACTGATTTTATCGACACATAATCTCGTGTCAGATAGTTCATTCAACAGTTTTCAGCTAATCATTTGCAGAAATGTGCTGATCTATTTTGAAAAAGCTTTGCAGGAAAGAGTTTTTAATCTTTTTAATGCTAGTTTAGAAAATTTAGGCTATCTCGCTTTAGGATCAAAAGAAACTCTGCGGTTCTCCAATTTAGATAAATTTTATCACCAGATTGATGATCAGAAAATCTGGAAAAAAGTAGACCATAATTAG
- a CDS encoding response regulator, which produces MQKKILIVDDDPRNIFALKLTLKARGFELETCTTAKDAIQILEKNPAIDLVLMDMMMPEMDGYEAVKLIRQTPSISHIPVIAVTAQAMEEDRQKCLDAGAQDYIKKPIDVDLLLIAIEKLS; this is translated from the coding sequence ATGCAAAAGAAAATTTTGATTGTGGATGATGATCCCCGTAATATATTTGCTCTGAAATTAACGTTAAAAGCCCGCGGTTTTGAATTGGAAACCTGTACAACGGCAAAAGATGCTATTCAGATTTTAGAAAAAAATCCTGCGATTGATTTGGTATTGATGGATATGATGATGCCTGAAATGGATGGATATGAAGCCGTTAAATTGATACGCCAAACGCCGTCAATCAGTCATATCCCTGTGATTGCAGTGACGGCACAGGCAATGGAAGAAGACCGTCAAAAATGTCTTGATGCAGGAGCTCAGGATTATATTAAAAAGCCGATTGATGTAGATTTGCTCTTAATCGCGATAGAAAAATTATCTTAA
- a CDS encoding response regulator — MPKKVIRNLQIGIGFSIFILIASSVASYLSIKNQMQHRESVSKSRKSVTAVKDVLISILNAETGNRGYQLTGKESFLEPYNQSLAEYSKSIDYVKSLDITDPSQLQRLKTLEQNVNNNIDNLKQFVINKRRGVAMTQEQILMSKLYMDKCRLLVRDFVKFEENGLEKKNKDLDSSSNTTVLFIILSSMAAIAVTAFFYVKLRNDLLRRDKLEKELKAKELEISKRVNIIQQVANRVSNGDYNQKIVDDFDGDLGDLVESLNHMTDSLKLSFDEINKSDWRQKGLALLNESLVGNKSIKQVTTDALNQLIEYGNCINGAIYLIEDNGKLKLSSSFGLEDSMKQFFDPGEGMVGQVFVQKKPKAYNDLDENDFAVTFAGSKMKIKAILLIPVTIDRQTIGVLELSSDKNFDQDRIDYFVESSRNIGIALRSAKGREKEQRLLEETQAQSEELQVQHSELENLNTELEAQTQKLQASEEELKVQQEELMQINTELEERSKLLEEKNHLIAERNIEIQRKAEELALSTQYKSEFLANMSHELRTPLNSILLLSRLMAENPDENLNEDQIESAKVIQSSGSSLLTLIDEILDLAKIESGKMSLEYQDVVIDEVVNDLKSLINPLVKEKGIEFNINIEDDLAKTLETDRLRLDQVLRNLLSNALKFTKKGSVELNIKKDPKNKNFIIFSVKDTGIGIPDDKQKIIFEAFQQADGSTQRKFGGTGLGLSISREIAKLLGGYLELKSKVNEGSEFSLIIPVKEELKVVQSNSGSDQSLVNVILEDVEEIKHIIDYNEGDISASFKTLEIPDDVDDDRSSIGKDDKVILIVEDDTNFAKALLKYARMQKYKGVVVVRGDQALSAAIQYRPVAILLDVQLPVKDGWEVMDELKSNFQTKPIPVHMMSSLHVKQESLMKGAIDFINKPVALQQMNGIFKKIEDALKKSPQKVLIVEENAKHANALSYFLSNFDISLSVEDNVEDSVRAFNTDQVDCVILDIGPNRRNAYKIIESIKGYEGLENLPIIIFTERNLSTSEELKIKQYADSIVVKTAHSYQRILDEVGLFLHLVEEKNSSVETIRNKTLGSLTEVLSGKKILITDDDVRNIFSLTKALEKYKVEVVLAMDGVQALEQINEHQDIDVVLMDMMMPEMDGYETIQEIRKMPKFKRLPIIAVTAKSMIGDRDKCIQAGASDYITKPVDIDQLLSLLRVWLYES; from the coding sequence ATGCCGAAAAAAGTAATAAGAAATCTCCAAATCGGAATTGGTTTTTCTATATTCATTTTAATAGCGAGTTCGGTCGCATCGTATCTAAGCATTAAAAATCAGATGCAGCACCGTGAAAGTGTTTCAAAAAGCAGAAAATCTGTCACGGCTGTGAAAGATGTTTTAATTTCAATTTTGAATGCAGAGACAGGGAACAGAGGATATCAGCTGACAGGAAAAGAAAGTTTTTTAGAGCCTTACAATCAGAGCTTAGCCGAATATTCAAAATCAATTGATTATGTAAAATCATTAGATATTACCGATCCTTCTCAACTCCAACGCCTGAAAACCCTTGAACAAAATGTCAATAATAATATTGATAATTTAAAGCAGTTTGTAATAAATAAACGTCGAGGTGTTGCGATGACTCAAGAGCAGATCCTGATGAGCAAATTGTACATGGATAAATGCCGTCTTCTTGTCCGCGATTTTGTAAAATTTGAAGAAAACGGACTCGAAAAAAAGAATAAAGATCTAGACAGCTCATCCAACACAACAGTATTATTTATCATACTTTCATCTATGGCAGCAATTGCTGTTACAGCATTTTTTTATGTAAAGCTGCGCAATGATCTACTCCGAAGAGACAAACTAGAGAAAGAATTAAAAGCAAAAGAGCTTGAAATTTCTAAACGTGTAAATATCATTCAGCAGGTAGCCAACAGGGTTTCAAATGGTGATTACAATCAAAAAATAGTAGATGATTTTGATGGTGATTTAGGCGATCTTGTAGAATCATTAAATCATATGACAGATTCTCTTAAACTATCTTTTGATGAGATTAATAAGAGTGATTGGCGTCAGAAAGGTCTGGCCTTATTAAATGAATCTCTGGTCGGTAACAAATCTATAAAACAGGTAACTACAGACGCTCTCAATCAGTTAATTGAATACGGAAACTGCATCAATGGTGCTATTTATTTAATAGAAGATAACGGAAAATTAAAACTAAGCAGCTCTTTTGGATTAGAAGACAGTATGAAACAGTTTTTTGATCCGGGAGAAGGAATGGTGGGGCAGGTTTTTGTCCAGAAAAAGCCGAAAGCCTACAATGATTTAGATGAAAATGACTTTGCAGTCACTTTTGCAGGCAGCAAAATGAAAATCAAAGCTATTTTGTTAATTCCTGTGACGATTGACAGACAGACCATTGGAGTTTTAGAACTAAGTTCAGATAAAAATTTCGATCAGGACAGAATCGACTATTTTGTTGAAAGCAGCAGAAATATTGGTATTGCTTTACGCTCCGCCAAAGGCCGTGAGAAAGAGCAGCGTTTATTGGAAGAAACTCAAGCACAGTCAGAAGAGCTGCAGGTTCAGCATTCTGAATTAGAAAATCTAAATACAGAGCTCGAGGCTCAGACCCAAAAGCTTCAGGCTTCAGAAGAAGAGCTGAAGGTACAACAGGAAGAATTGATGCAGATCAACACCGAGCTGGAAGAGCGCTCAAAATTACTTGAAGAAAAAAACCATCTTATTGCAGAACGCAATATTGAAATTCAGAGAAAAGCCGAAGAGCTCGCACTCAGTACTCAGTACAAATCTGAATTCTTAGCAAATATGTCGCATGAGTTACGAACACCATTGAACTCAATTTTGCTTCTCTCCCGTTTGATGGCAGAAAATCCTGATGAAAACTTAAACGAAGATCAGATCGAATCAGCAAAGGTCATTCAGAGTTCCGGAAGTAGCCTTTTAACATTAATTGATGAAATTCTAGATTTAGCCAAAATAGAATCCGGTAAAATGTCTCTTGAGTATCAGGATGTTGTAATTGATGAAGTGGTAAATGATTTAAAAAGTTTAATAAATCCTTTGGTAAAAGAAAAAGGGATTGAATTTAACATCAATATTGAAGATGATTTGGCAAAAACCTTAGAAACCGACCGTTTGCGTTTGGATCAGGTGCTGAGAAATCTTTTATCAAACGCTTTAAAATTTACAAAAAAAGGAAGTGTAGAATTAAATATTAAAAAAGACCCGAAAAATAAAAATTTCATCATTTTCTCCGTAAAGGATACCGGAATCGGAATTCCGGATGATAAGCAGAAAATTATTTTTGAGGCCTTTCAGCAGGCAGACGGATCTACACAGCGTAAATTTGGCGGAACAGGTTTAGGCTTGTCAATCAGCCGTGAAATTGCTAAATTATTAGGTGGTTATCTAGAACTGAAAAGTAAAGTCAATGAAGGCAGCGAATTCAGTTTAATCATTCCGGTAAAAGAAGAACTGAAAGTTGTTCAGTCAAATTCAGGATCAGATCAAAGTTTGGTAAATGTCATTTTAGAAGATGTGGAAGAAATTAAACATATAATTGATTACAATGAAGGTGATATTTCAGCATCATTCAAAACTTTAGAAATACCTGACGATGTAGACGACGACAGAAGTAGCATCGGAAAAGATGATAAAGTTATTTTAATTGTTGAAGATGATACCAATTTTGCCAAAGCATTACTAAAATATGCAAGAATGCAAAAATATAAAGGGGTAGTAGTGGTAAGGGGAGACCAGGCCTTATCTGCTGCGATACAGTATCGTCCGGTTGCAATTCTCTTGGATGTTCAGCTTCCCGTAAAAGATGGCTGGGAGGTAATGGACGAATTAAAATCTAATTTTCAGACCAAACCGATTCCGGTACATATGATGTCATCGTTACATGTAAAGCAGGAAAGTCTGATGAAAGGGGCAATTGATTTTATTAATAAACCTGTTGCACTGCAACAGATGAACGGCATATTCAAAAAAATAGAGGATGCCCTGAAAAAGTCTCCGCAAAAAGTGCTGATTGTAGAAGAAAATGCTAAACATGCCAATGCATTGTCTTATTTCCTAAGCAATTTTGACATTTCGCTTTCTGTAGAAGATAATGTGGAGGATAGCGTGAGAGCTTTCAATACCGATCAGGTCGACTGTGTAATTTTAGATATCGGGCCAAACAGAAGAAACGCCTATAAAATTATAGAATCTATCAAAGGGTATGAAGGATTAGAAAATCTTCCGATTATTATTTTTACAGAACGCAATTTATCAACTTCGGAAGAATTAAAAATAAAACAATATGCTGATTCTATAGTTGTAAAAACGGCACATTCTTACCAGCGTATTTTAGATGAGGTAGGATTATTTTTACATTTGGTTGAAGAGAAAAACAGCTCGGTAGAAACCATCAGAAATAAAACTTTAGGGTCATTAACAGAAGTTCTCAGTGGTAAAAAAATTCTGATTACTGATGATGATGTCCGTAATATTTTTTCTCTGACTAAAGCTTTAGAAAAATATAAAGTGGAGGTTGTTCTTGCGATGGATGGTGTTCAGGCTCTAGAGCAGATCAACGAACATCAGGATATCGATGTTGTTTTGATGGATATGATGATGCCGGAAATGGATGGTTATGAAACGATTCAGGAAATTAGGAAAATGCCGAAATTCAAAAGGCTTCCGATTATCGCAGTAACTGCAAAATCAATGATTGGTGACCGTGATAAATGTATACAGGCGGGTGCTTCAGATTATATTACAAAACCTGTGGATATAGATCAGCTGCTGTCTTTGTTGCGCGTCTGGTTATACGAAAGTTAA
- a CDS encoding hybrid sensor histidine kinase/response regulator, with protein MILIVDDNENNIYSLKKLLESKDFQVDTANSGEEALGKALKNNYALIILDVQMPGMDGFEVAETFAGYSKTKEIPIIFLSAVNTDKRFITKGYDSGGMDYVTKPIDPEILLLKVKTFYNLQENSIAMKKAQQSLELEVKGRREAQVSMKSEIDHFHLMLEALPQIAFTLDENGNVNFVNKKWFEYSSSDQEFPQTHEDDLNIQEEFERCRKKGRALELEIRIKNKDSDEYRYHLLRMSPVYQNEKVKNWVGTFTDIEDQKKVEKEKDEFLSIASHELKTPLTSIKAYMQLLDRKLKSYSESTEAVFVTKALDQVEKLNTLITDLLDVSKIENGKLKINKKPADLEALLHNTIDTIVQTHDNPNVKIDRHISKINQLISFDAIRIEQVLINFLTNALKYSPENNQVIVTTFVDDNEVKVSVTDFGIGIPDFKQDAVFRKFYRVEESSVQFQGMGIGLYICSEIIKQHHGTIGLSSKIDQGSTFYFTLPLN; from the coding sequence ATGATCTTAATTGTCGATGATAACGAAAATAATATTTATTCGTTAAAGAAATTACTAGAATCCAAAGATTTTCAGGTTGATACTGCCAATTCTGGTGAAGAAGCATTGGGAAAAGCATTGAAAAATAATTATGCATTGATTATTTTAGATGTCCAGATGCCCGGTATGGACGGGTTTGAAGTGGCAGAAACTTTTGCCGGGTACAGCAAGACCAAAGAAATTCCCATCATATTTTTATCTGCAGTCAATACGGATAAAAGATTCATTACAAAAGGATACGATTCCGGCGGGATGGATTATGTGACCAAACCTATAGATCCAGAAATTTTATTGCTCAAAGTAAAAACTTTTTACAACCTACAGGAAAATAGTATTGCAATGAAAAAGGCGCAACAAAGTCTGGAGCTGGAAGTAAAGGGTAGAAGAGAAGCGCAGGTATCTATGAAATCTGAGATTGACCACTTTCATCTCATGCTCGAAGCATTGCCACAAATCGCTTTTACATTAGATGAAAATGGTAATGTGAACTTTGTAAACAAAAAATGGTTTGAATATTCATCGTCTGATCAGGAATTTCCGCAGACACATGAAGACGATCTCAATATACAAGAAGAATTTGAAAGATGTAGAAAAAAAGGCAGAGCTCTGGAACTGGAAATAAGAATCAAAAATAAAGATTCCGACGAGTATAGATATCATCTTTTGAGAATGTCGCCAGTTTATCAGAACGAAAAAGTAAAAAACTGGGTAGGCACTTTTACCGATATTGAAGACCAGAAAAAAGTTGAAAAAGAAAAAGATGAATTTCTGAGTATTGCCAGCCACGAACTCAAAACACCGCTTACGAGTATCAAGGCCTATATGCAGCTTCTCGATAGAAAACTAAAATCTTACAGCGAAAGCACGGAAGCCGTTTTTGTAACCAAAGCTTTAGATCAGGTAGAAAAATTAAATACGCTGATCACAGATTTGCTGGATGTTTCAAAGATCGAAAACGGTAAATTGAAAATCAATAAAAAACCTGCCGATCTGGAAGCCCTGCTTCATAATACGATCGATACTATAGTGCAGACACACGACAATCCCAACGTAAAAATTGACCGCCATATCAGCAAAATTAATCAGCTGATTTCTTTTGATGCGATTCGTATTGAGCAGGTATTGATTAATTTTTTAACCAATGCTCTCAAATATTCACCGGAAAACAATCAGGTTATTGTTACCACATTCGTAGATGATAATGAAGTGAAGGTAAGCGTCACAGATTTCGGGATAGGAATTCCTGATTTTAAACAGGATGCTGTCTTCCGTAAGTTTTACCGGGTTGAAGAATCATCTGTACAGTTTCAGGGGATGGGCATCGGTTTATACATCTGCTCAGAGATTATCAAACAACACCACGGAACAATTGGCCTCTCCAGTAAGATAGATCAGGGATCTACATTTTATTTTACATTACCTTTAAATTAA
- a CDS encoding 1-acyl-sn-glycerol-3-phosphate acyltransferase, with the protein MSKFDDIRSFHDSEVNEALQSIARHPMMKALMNFTFPEVDESIWLKKFNDTHSIFDFQRNFISQTIRTILEKSSEGLTISGFDKLDKNTTYLFISNHRDIILDTSLLNLVLLESGLIMTSSAIGDNLVEKSFIHKLAKLNRNFLVQRGLPLRDQLKSSRLLSEYIFELLHQEKRSVWIAQREGRTKDGNDSTQQGVLKMIAMAAGNMSLTDFFKKLKIVPLSISYEYDPTDVLKMPQLLAKHNDEVYVKDKDEDFATMISGVLGQKKRIHLHAGDVLNSQFDHLGPDCDNKNKQLQAIAQMIDASIIQNYQLWPTNYIAYDLLGQTNHFSEKYTDQEKQLFERRLEMRIDTSDVISMQSFLSMYANPVKNKMMLKILN; encoded by the coding sequence ATGTCGAAGTTTGATGATATCCGGTCTTTTCATGATAGTGAAGTCAATGAAGCCCTGCAAAGCATAGCCCGTCATCCAATGATGAAAGCGCTGATGAATTTTACCTTTCCTGAAGTCGATGAGAGCATTTGGCTAAAGAAATTTAACGATACTCATTCGATATTTGATTTTCAAAGAAATTTTATATCGCAAACCATTCGTACCATACTTGAAAAAAGTTCTGAAGGATTAACCATTTCAGGATTTGATAAACTCGACAAGAATACAACTTATCTTTTCATATCCAATCACAGAGATATTATCTTAGATACCTCGCTGCTCAATTTGGTATTGCTGGAAAGCGGCCTTATCATGACATCTTCAGCAATCGGGGATAATCTTGTTGAGAAATCGTTTATTCATAAATTGGCGAAACTAAACCGTAATTTTTTAGTTCAGAGAGGTTTGCCATTGCGTGATCAACTGAAGAGCTCCAGGCTATTATCTGAATATATTTTTGAATTATTGCATCAGGAAAAACGCTCAGTCTGGATTGCTCAGCGTGAAGGGCGTACCAAAGATGGTAATGATTCTACGCAGCAGGGTGTACTTAAAATGATTGCTATGGCAGCCGGAAATATGTCACTAACCGATTTTTTTAAAAAACTAAAAATTGTTCCCTTGTCGATTTCTTATGAATACGACCCGACTGATGTTCTTAAAATGCCACAACTCTTGGCAAAGCATAACGATGAGGTCTATGTAAAAGATAAAGATGAAGATTTTGCAACAATGATCAGTGGTGTTCTCGGACAGAAAAAGCGAATTCACCTTCATGCCGGTGATGTTTTAAATTCTCAGTTCGATCATTTAGGTCCAGATTGTGATAATAAAAATAAGCAACTGCAGGCAATTGCCCAGATGATTGATGCTTCCATTATACAAAATTACCAGCTTTGGCCTACTAATTATATTGCTTATGATTTATTAGGTCAAACAAATCATTTTTCTGAAAAATATACAGACCAGGAAAAACAATTATTTGAACGAAGGCTTGAAATGCGTATTGATACATCCGATGTTATTTCTATGCAAAGCTTTTTATCAATGTATGCCAATCCTGTGAAAAATAAGATGATGCTAAAAATATTAAATTAA
- a CDS encoding nuclear transport factor 2 family protein yields MNNKTILEKANAAVSEGDHETFLSYCTDNTKWTFVGDRVISGKEKIRQYMADAYKKPPKFDVDYIIAEADYVTAVGTISLFEDDNQWVDYYYCDVWRFENGKMAELRAFVIEK; encoded by the coding sequence ATGAATAATAAAACAATATTAGAAAAAGCAAATGCTGCAGTATCAGAAGGAGACCATGAGACTTTTCTCAGCTATTGCACTGATAATACAAAATGGACATTCGTAGGAGACAGAGTAATCTCAGGAAAAGAAAAAATACGGCAATATATGGCAGATGCTTACAAAAAACCGCCAAAATTTGATGTTGACTACATAATTGCTGAAGCAGATTACGTAACAGCTGTGGGAACCATAAGCCTTTTCGAAGACGATAATCAATGGGTAGATTACTATTACTGTGATGTCTGGAGATTTGAAAATGGTAAAATGGCTGAACTGAGAGCTTTTGTGATTGAAAAATAG
- a CDS encoding serine hydrolase domain-containing protein, translated as MKKLISTLIAGTAATAAVIYFSGYGYIFKALAINLKKGPFTPSTDDEEKFPSREVPNLHPQPWEKDASYNSIILNENILKDLTKTRASSLVIIRDNKLLYEQYWKDHDASSLMNSFSMAKGILAILVGCAIDDGYLKSEDQLVSSVFPVYKSSHFGKFLTIRHLMMMQAGLDWKEEYHHPFAPNSKQYFVDDLAEQAFNLEIKEMPGEKYEYQSAAAQLLGLVLKKVIGRELSTYLSEKIWQPLGMEFSAKWSTDEKGMEKAFCCIHATPRDFAKIGQLIMQSGSWEDKQIISKEYCQRLLAPTELNDAFCYTIWADDESDIKYRFFYGFLGQFIIMIPEKKMVIVKTGFYNRLDVDKKQRPLQVKLLTDELCKIC; from the coding sequence ATGAAGAAATTAATCTCAACCCTTATCGCAGGTACCGCGGCAACAGCTGCCGTTATTTATTTTTCTGGTTACGGATATATATTTAAAGCTCTTGCCATCAATTTAAAAAAAGGTCCTTTTACGCCTTCTACTGATGATGAGGAAAAGTTCCCATCCCGAGAAGTTCCCAATTTACATCCTCAGCCATGGGAAAAAGATGCCTCTTATAACAGCATTATCCTTAACGAAAATATTCTTAAAGATCTTACAAAAACACGGGCATCATCTCTTGTCATCATACGCGACAACAAATTGCTTTATGAGCAATACTGGAAAGATCACGATGCATCTTCATTGATGAATTCTTTTTCGATGGCTAAAGGTATTTTAGCCATTTTAGTTGGCTGTGCTATTGACGATGGCTACCTGAAGTCTGAGGATCAGCTGGTATCATCTGTATTTCCTGTTTATAAGTCCAGCCATTTTGGGAAATTTCTTACTATCCGTCATCTGATGATGATGCAGGCTGGCTTAGACTGGAAGGAAGAATACCATCATCCTTTTGCACCCAACTCTAAACAGTATTTTGTTGATGATCTTGCAGAGCAGGCATTCAATCTTGAAATAAAAGAAATGCCGGGAGAAAAATATGAGTATCAAAGCGCAGCAGCCCAGCTTTTGGGTTTGGTTTTAAAAAAAGTAATCGGCAGAGAACTTTCAACGTATCTTTCAGAAAAAATATGGCAGCCTCTGGGAATGGAATTTTCAGCTAAATGGAGCACCGATGAGAAAGGAATGGAAAAAGCATTTTGCTGTATTCATGCGACTCCCAGAGATTTTGCAAAAATTGGGCAGCTTATCATGCAAAGCGGTAGCTGGGAAGATAAACAGATTATCAGTAAAGAATATTGTCAAAGGCTGCTGGCTCCTACAGAACTCAATGATGCGTTTTGCTATACCATTTGGGCAGATGATGAGAGCGATATAAAATACCGGTTTTTTTACGGATTTCTGGGTCAGTTTATCATTATGATTCCCGAAAAGAAAATGGTAATTGTAAAAACGGGATTTTATAACAGGCTGGATGTTGATAAAAAACAACGGCCACTTCAGGTGAAGCTACTTACAGATGAATTGTGCAAGATCTGTTAA
- a CDS encoding DUF4142 domain-containing protein — MKNSILSILAITAMLACNKKETTVGDQSADSTTTATSMDSSTVPADSTATPNATNAAASLNDQDKKFADAAATGGMMEVMMGELAASNGTNAAVKSLGAMMAKDHGKANDELKAWATATGYTLPSSLNADQQKKYDDLKMKKGAEFDRMYADLMVTDHKKDIAEFKKEASEGSETSLKTFAGKTVPTLEHHLMESEKTKTAVK; from the coding sequence ATGAAAAACTCAATCTTATCAATTTTGGCGATTACTGCTATGTTAGCATGTAACAAAAAAGAAACTACTGTAGGTGATCAGTCTGCAGACTCTACGACAACAGCAACTTCTATGGATTCATCTACAGTACCTGCTGATTCTACTGCAACACCAAACGCTACGAATGCAGCGGCATCTCTTAATGATCAGGACAAAAAATTTGCGGATGCAGCAGCAACAGGAGGCATGATGGAAGTAATGATGGGTGAGCTTGCAGCAAGTAATGGTACCAATGCAGCTGTAAAATCATTAGGCGCAATGATGGCAAAAGATCATGGTAAAGCCAATGACGAACTGAAAGCATGGGCAACCGCAACAGGATATACGTTGCCAAGCAGTTTGAATGCTGACCAACAAAAAAAATATGACGATCTGAAAATGAAGAAAGGTGCAGAATTTGACCGTATGTATGCTGATCTTATGGTTACTGATCATAAAAAAGATATCGCAGAATTCAAAAAAGAAGCTTCTGAAGGTTCTGAAACTTCACTAAAAACTTTCGCAGGCAAAACTGTTCCTACTTTAGAGCATCATTTAATGGAATCTGAAAAGACGAAAACTGCCGTAAAATAA